The proteins below are encoded in one region of Rhodopirellula halodulae:
- a CDS encoding TrkH family potassium uptake protein — translation MRNYLSRISPLKLLLIGYASYILLGWIGLSLPFAQAGDGVSAIDNLFTATSAVSTTGLATVGTPDSYSFFGEMFILVMIQLGGVGYMTTGSFILLMQRQTLPSTNEEIAKVAFSLPEGFSVKELVRNVIFFTAAIEIAGAIALYSVFQSQGVENAAWQAIFHSISAFCTAGFSLFPNGLESFQSDFWVNAIVATLSLCGAIGFLVFSDVARSFVKPETQRTLTTRIILRATFISVAAGWALLFLTEPSYQSLPTEQRLLSSGFQAMTALTTVGFNTSPIGELALGPTFLMLLLMIMGASPSGTGGGLKSTSVSAAIATTISTLKGRDKVTFWGCEVPAYRLSLAFASLVFYVGIFFTGGFLLLLLQDTNKFEDVVFEAASALGTVGLSRGLTGELTPLGKIVVIALMFIGRVGPITFGLALASGWDGFRKRDDLAV, via the coding sequence ATGCGCAACTACCTCTCTCGAATCAGCCCACTCAAGCTCTTGTTGATTGGATACGCTTCTTACATTCTGTTGGGCTGGATTGGCTTGTCGCTTCCCTTCGCTCAGGCGGGCGACGGGGTGTCAGCAATCGACAATCTATTCACGGCTACTTCCGCGGTCAGCACCACCGGTCTAGCCACCGTCGGAACACCAGACTCTTATTCGTTCTTCGGCGAGATGTTTATCCTTGTGATGATACAACTTGGCGGAGTCGGTTACATGACGACGGGCTCATTCATCCTGCTGATGCAGCGACAAACTCTACCGTCGACCAATGAAGAAATTGCCAAAGTGGCTTTCTCCCTTCCGGAGGGATTCAGCGTCAAGGAACTCGTCCGAAATGTCATTTTCTTCACCGCAGCAATCGAGATCGCGGGTGCCATCGCTCTGTATTCTGTATTTCAAAGTCAAGGCGTAGAAAACGCTGCATGGCAAGCGATTTTCCATTCCATCAGTGCTTTTTGCACCGCCGGATTCAGTTTGTTTCCAAACGGCTTGGAATCGTTTCAGTCGGACTTCTGGGTGAATGCGATTGTTGCGACTTTAAGTCTCTGTGGCGCGATTGGATTTCTCGTTTTTAGCGACGTTGCACGTTCTTTTGTAAAGCCGGAAACGCAACGAACACTCACTACTCGCATCATCTTGAGAGCGACCTTCATTTCCGTTGCTGCGGGTTGGGCACTGCTTTTCTTGACCGAGCCAAGTTATCAATCACTGCCAACGGAGCAGCGGCTGCTCTCGTCTGGCTTCCAAGCCATGACAGCATTGACAACCGTTGGTTTTAACACGTCGCCGATTGGTGAATTGGCTTTGGGGCCAACGTTTTTGATGTTGCTATTGATGATCATGGGCGCTTCGCCATCGGGAACCGGTGGAGGGCTGAAATCGACCTCGGTCTCTGCGGCGATTGCGACTACGATCAGTACGCTGAAGGGACGAGACAAGGTAACGTTCTGGGGATGTGAAGTTCCCGCGTATCGCCTGTCACTCGCTTTTGCTTCACTCGTGTTCTACGTTGGGATATTTTTTACAGGAGGGTTCTTGTTGCTATTGCTTCAAGACACCAACAAGTTCGAAGATGTCGTTTTCGAGGCTGCATCTGCACTCGGAACAGTTGGGCTTTCGCGAGGGTTGACTGGAGAACTGACGCCATTGGGTAAGATTGTCGTGATTGCATTGATGTTCATTGGACGGGTAGGCCCCATTACTTTTGGTCTCGCACTAGCTTCTGGTTGGGACGGATTTCGGAAGCGAGATGACCTTGCAGTCTGA
- a CDS encoding slipin family protein: MMISGARREFIIKDTHRGLYYEDGKLTKILEAGHYKIPPRKRFFKKLPSVECMLVDVRERELTIKGQEILTADKVAIRVSILVQFRVTDPKAAIHTVDSFEDRLYSDVQLAARRSLASMTLEEILTNRNRLSEDILSDVTESAGSYGVTIRRADVKDLIFSGNLQEIMNRVLAAERHSQAQLVEARTRAEVEQIEAESRAEITRRDAQADAEARRLREQAEAEATRSKAEAETQAYAERVKAAEALEGHPALLRLAELETLRELAQNGNARLYLGLDRVSLNGTDSGKHDS, encoded by the coding sequence ATGATGATTAGCGGTGCTCGACGAGAGTTCATCATTAAGGACACCCATCGCGGTTTGTACTACGAAGACGGTAAGCTGACGAAGATTCTCGAGGCGGGACACTACAAGATTCCGCCGCGAAAGCGATTCTTCAAGAAGCTACCGAGCGTCGAGTGCATGCTGGTCGACGTTCGTGAGCGAGAGCTGACGATCAAGGGCCAGGAAATCTTGACGGCTGACAAGGTGGCTATCCGAGTCAGCATTCTGGTGCAGTTCCGTGTCACCGATCCGAAGGCTGCGATCCACACGGTCGATAGCTTCGAGGACCGACTGTACAGCGATGTGCAGCTGGCCGCGCGACGTTCACTAGCGTCGATGACGCTGGAAGAAATCCTGACGAACCGAAATCGGCTGAGTGAGGATATCCTGTCCGACGTCACTGAATCGGCCGGCAGCTACGGTGTGACGATTAGGCGAGCCGACGTGAAGGACTTGATCTTCTCGGGAAACCTGCAGGAGATCATGAACCGCGTTCTGGCAGCGGAACGACACAGTCAAGCTCAACTGGTCGAAGCACGTACGCGTGCGGAAGTCGAGCAGATCGAGGCAGAGTCTCGAGCGGAAATCACACGCCGCGATGCCCAGGCGGATGCCGAAGCACGACGACTGCGTGAGCAAGCCGAAGCGGAAGCAACTCGCTCGAAGGCGGAAGCCGAAACGCAAGCGTACGCGGAACGTGTCAAGGCAGCCGAGGCACTGGAAGGCCACCCGGCTCTGCTGCGACTGGCTGAACTCGAAACGCTGCGTGAACTGGCCCAGAACGGCAACGCTCGACTGTACCTCGGTCTCGACCGAGTCAGTCTGAACGGAACGGATTCAGGAAAGCACGATTCGTAA
- a CDS encoding transposase, with protein MPRKTRPSATPERRTYTDEFKRDAVAMLLDGHSAASIVQRLGISGTNLLYRWKKQQVESAGPVGEVLDSRVAELEAELRRVQRERDVLKKALIIFGRDE; from the coding sequence ATGCCACGGAAGACCCGACCCTCAGCGACGCCCGAGCGACGCACCTATACCGATGAATTTAAACGCGATGCTGTCGCCATGTTGCTCGATGGACACTCGGCAGCCTCGATTGTTCAGCGGCTGGGGATCTCGGGAACCAACCTGCTCTATCGTTGGAAGAAGCAGCAAGTCGAGTCGGCCGGGCCGGTTGGTGAAGTACTCGACAGCCGTGTCGCAGAGCTTGAAGCCGAGCTTCGACGCGTCCAGCGGGAACGGGATGTTTTAAAAAAAGCTTTGATCATTTTCGGCCGCGACGAGTAA